A region of the Desulforegula conservatrix Mb1Pa genome:
GTTATAACGAGGCAATAGCTTCATTCGATATTGCAGCTGGCTTTTGTTTAGAAAACGACCACAAAGCACGCTGCTTTTTCAATAAAGGCAGGGCCCTTTATGAGCTGCAATGCTATGAAGAGGCAATAGCTTCATTCGATATTGGCGCTGACATTGATTTAGATGGTGATTATAAGGCAGATTTTTTATTCAACAAAGGCCGGGCGCTTCATGAACTTCAACGCTATGAAGATGCAATTAATTCACATGATATTGCTGCTCACATTTATTCAGATAATTATGATAAAGCAGTGTGTTTTTTCAACAAAGGAAGTGCACTCTGTGGACTTCAACGTTATGAAGAGGCTATAGCCTCATTCGATATAGGGGCTGAATTTTATTCAGATGATAAAAATAAGGCTGATTGTCATTTTTATAAAGGCTTAAGCTATTTCAATCTCGACAAGCCCGAAGAATCCAGGCTCGCTTACAAAAAAGCCTATGAACTTTATGGATCAGCAGCCGATCAGCGCGCAACAGAAGGCATAACAAATATTGTAAATGAGATGAAGTGCAGAGCCATGCAGGCAAAAGCTATGCTAAGGGCTAAGATCGGTTCAATCTTAGAAGTGTCAGCCCTCCTCGACGACCCGGTCAAAAAATTGGAACAGCTCAAGGATAATAAGCTTGCTGCCTCTGCATATCATAGCATGGGCAAAATATTGCTTGATGATACATCTCTAAAAGGAAAGGGACTCGAGTTTCTTCACAAGGCCATCAACAGATGCCTCGACTGCATTGATGGGCTGCCAGAAGATTGCACTGAAAATGATGTGGCAAAAGAACTTGCTCCGCATCTTGAGACATGGAGGCTTGCTGTCAAGGAGCATCTTGAGAGAAACGAGCCTGCCGTGGCGCTTATCATATCTGACCACGTAAGAAGCATGTATATCCAGAAGAAACAGCCTGGAGCAAGGGTTTACTTCACAAAGGCACTTGAGGAGAAAGACAGCTCAGAGGCGATGCGGGATCTCCGTGCGACCATATTCGAGAAAATGCCTCCGGAGATAGCTGCCATTTCATTCTTTCCGCTTGGAGGAAAAAGCGTCTGCGTGTTTTTCATCCATGCAAGAGAGGTCAGGACAGAAATAATAGAGTCCGATATATTCCTCGAATCCTTAAGCATGAGTCAGAACGATGAAAAAAAGCGGATAGAAAAAATCATGACCATGCTTGACAGCTTCGCGTCTGTTGCTGTTCCAAAGATTACAACTCTCGTGCCTGATTCTGTTAAAAACCTCATTTTCATACCATACGGCATTCTTCATATCCTTCCACTTGGAGCAATGAAAATGGGGAAAGGGCATGTGCTTGACAGATTCGTCACAAGCTATGCGCCAAGTCTTTCAATACTCAAAAGATGCCTGTCATACGATAAAAAACCTGACAGAGAAAAAAATGAATCAGCAGAAACATGGGATTTTACAGCCATGTTTCCGGGGAATGCTTATGATCCGGTAATGGCAAGGCCGGAAGCCGAATATCTCACCAGCTTCTTTTCAGGGTCAGGCAGGAAGGGCAAAATTGAGCGCATAGTCTCAACAGACAGCTTTGAAAAGGCAAGAAGCAGGGTTCTTCATTATTCAGGACATTCTTCTACAATAGGCATACACACAGGAAAAGACAGTATAATCCCAAGAGAAGATATAGAAAAAAACTGTGACTTCACATGGGCATGGCTTGTCTACCTATCTTCCTGCCAGTCATCTCTCATACGTCCAGGACATACAGACGAGTTCAATACGCTGTCCTCAGTTTTTCTCATAAAAGGTGCAAGGGCAGTGGCTGGAACATTATGGAACACCAATGATTTTATTGCCATGGTGTTTTCTTCAAGATTCTACGCAAATCTCAAATCAGGCATGGATTACGCTAAAGCCATGCAGGAGGCGCAGATATGGATGAAAAACCCTTCAAACGAAAAAGACCACAGGGCAAAGGCTAATGAAATACTGAACGACGGCGGAGTTAAGTCCATGCTTAATATGGCTGGCAAAAAAGAATCATATTGTCGAGGTCTTGAATCACTTCCAGGAAATCAAAAAAATAGGTCAGAATCAGAAGCTTTAACCCTTGAAAAACGCCTGTTCAATTATGTAGATCATGGCGGTTTTACGCAAGATATCCTTGAATTCAGCAGCTGGGCGCAGTTCACTCTCTCAGGTGTATGGAACGAGGGTCTTCCCGCTGAATTCTTCAGAAAAGAAACAAACAGATCCTTCTTTTCCAGGCTGTTTGGAAGAAAACAATAACATCATGAAAAATAAGACATCATAACCGGGGTATGCCTTATCATACCGCTGGTTATGATGGTTCTGACAGCCAAATCACTGGCAACCTTCATAAAAAACAGACATTAAAGCTTCTTCGTTATCAATAACCAGCCTCTATAATCTTAAATCAACAACAGATTGCTCCAGATAAAACTAAATCAGAAGCACTAAAAAACTGATCCTGCAAAATATTCCTTTCATACGCAAAAACACTCAGATCTGCCTAAAATATCTCACATAACCCTATGAGAAGTGCTTCTCAATGATTTTTCAAGGGAACTAAAAAATAATAAGGCCTACGCAAAAACAAAAAAACAGGCCTGAAAAAGCCCCATATAAAAATCAAAGAGAGCATAATTAACAACCACATAAATAAAGGAAAAAAATATGTTTGATTTCAACGATCCAAAGTACAAAGACCCTTCATCTGGCAACTTCACCTGGCAGGGATCTGTATATGCCGGTCAGGATCAGGCGAGCAGGGGATATTCACTGACCCCTCAGATGCAGAATGAAACCTGGGCATCATACGAAACAAGACACAATGCCTATCATGATTATCAGAAAAACAACCAGTAATTAAAAACTCAAGGCGCGCGGCAAGGGCCGGGCGCCAGCCAAATAAAAGGGACTCCAAATTCAAAATGAATACAATTTTTTCTTTTAATAAAATGCTGACCCCAAGCATCATAACAATTGTTTACTGGCTAATGCTTATAGGCTCCATTTTTTCCGGATTTGCAGCAAGCAACTCAATGATTTTCATGGGTGTAGGTGGACCGGGAAGATTACTGACTGGAATATTTGTGACAATATGCGGCGCCATCGGATCAAGAATAGCATGCGAGCTTCTCATCGTTCTTTTCAAAATTCATGACAATACAAAACTTATGACTGAAAAAAGCATGCTGAAATAAGGTAGATGAGTAAGCAAGCTTTATTATAGAGAACTGTGCTCGTTAATGTTCCTTATAGATCACAGAATCAAAAAACTCGTCAGTTACACCTTATATATATAAGGCCATATTCTTCCCCGCTGGCCTAAAAAAGTCGGTGAGGCTGTGATCTATAAGTTTTTATAGTGAGATTTTCTTGAAAGATCATATTCATCGTCTATTATGTAAAATAAAATCATATGGACGAACATCCGAAGATTTTTTAAAAAACATAGCTTCGCAATTTACTGTCATGCTTGTGGCATTAGTTTAAGAGATAAGGGCCAAGGCCAGTGGGGGAAAAATATTATTTTTTCTTTGAGTTGATACGGTCTTTCAGTTCCTTGCCAGCTTTAAAAAATGGGAGTTTTTTGGGTTCTATGGTTACTTGCTCGCCTGTTTTGGGATTTCTGCCGGTGTAGCTTTCATAGGTTTTTACATAAAAAGAAAACAGGCCGCGAATTTCAACCCTGTCATCTTTTGCAAGAGCTTGTTTCATTTCATCAAAGAAAAGATGTACGATTGCAGCAGATTCAGTTTTTGATATTCCCGCTTCGATTTTTAAAGCTTCGATAAGTTAGAGTTTGTTCATATATGCCTATTAAAAATTCCAGGGATTAAAAATTTCTAATCCAGATATTTGCATGTCATCTATGTTTCTTGTCACAATTGTCATTTTATGAAAAAGGCCTGTAGCGGCTATCATGCTGTCTATTACAGGGAGTTTACTTCCAGCTTTTTCTGATATACCCTGAATTTTTCCCCATTCTTTGGCTATTTTTTCGTCTATGGGCAAAATACGGCTTTCAAAACGAAATTTCAGGTCGTTGTCAAGCCATGTTTGTAAATTTGTTTTTTTATTGCTTTCAGGAAGTTTTGAAATGCCTTTTTGAATTTCACCTATCGTTATGACGCTTAAATAAAGATTATCTTCACTTTGCTTTTCTATCCATTCAAGAACGTTTTCATTGGGTAAAGGTTTAACCAATTCTGAAATTACGCAAGTATCGAGAATATAATTCAAAGTTCAAGATCCCTTCCTGTGTCTTTATCTCTTTCAAGATCAAGATTTATATCCTTTAGTGGAGAAGTTTTGAAAAAATCGACAAGAGAATTTTTGGGGCGAGTAAGCTTTCTGTATTCTTCTATAGAAAGAACAACAACTGTTTCTATCCCGTGTCGTGTAACAACTTGAGGGCCTAAGTGTAGAGCTTTTTCTACAACTTCACTAAATCTATTTTTTGCTGTTTGAAGCTGCCAGTGTTCCATAATACACCTTTTTTTATATTAAGTTAGACCGTCTAGATTATAATTCAGGATTATATAAAATCAAATAAAAAAATGCGGCGCGAAAAAGCGTGTAGTGTTTCTGCTTTTCTGAGTTAAACTTATCCCTATCTTGATTTTTATTAAAATAAGGATAATATAAGATACATAAAATTATATTCAGGATAGCATATGACCCAAATACATGAATTGCCTGTAGAAATAGAAAAATACCTTTCGCAAATTGGCGAGCGCATAAGAATTGCCAGAAAAAGACGTATGATAACCATGGAAGACATGGCCTCACGCATGTTTGTCACACGTAAGACACTCTCACGTCTTGAAAAAGGAGACCCAGGAGTTTCACTGGCTGTATTTGCCTCTGCTTTATGGGTTCTTGGGCTTGAAAAAAATCTTCTGGAAATTGCTGTTCCTGAAAAAGATAAAACAGGAATATTTCTGGAACAGCAAAGGCTGCCCGAAAGGATAAGAAAACAAAAAAATAAGGATGATCTGGATTTCTGATTATGAGTGAAAGAAAAGTGGTTGTTTTCATATATCTTCCAGGTGAACCCAAGGCAGTACCGGCAGGAATCTTTACACACCATGAAGAGGCCGGAATCGGAGAATTTGCCTATGGCCGGAGATATCTTGAACGACCTAATGCAATACCTGTCGATCCTATAGCTCTTGCCTTAGGTCCTCAGCCAAAAGAGGCTGATAAAAACGGAGGGCTTTATGGCGCATTCAGAGACGCAGCTCCGGATTACTGGGGAAGACTGGTCATTGCCGCAGAAGCACGAGTAGCTCCGGAAGCAATGTCAGAAATGGATTTTCTACTGGCGTCAAATGCCACAAGAGTAGGCAATCTTGATTTTCGTGTTTTTCCTGATGATCCTGAGCCTGATCTTGCTCCGCCTCATTTTAACAAACTCGGAGATATTCTTGCAGCTTCGGACAAAATTGAAAAAGGTGAGGAAGCCGATGCCGCACTTCTTCAAATTCTCCGCCAGGGAAGCAGTATGGGAGGGGCGCGCCCAAAATGCACAGTAGAGTTTGATGATGCTCTATGGATTGCAAAATTTCCGTCAAAAAATGATTTTCTTGATATCCCACGCATTGAATACGCTACAATGAGCCTTGCTGCTGTCTGTGGAATAAAAATTCCTGAAATAAGGATTGTAACCGTTGCCAGTAGAAATGTATTTCTAATCAGGCGTTTTGACAGAATTAATCATCATGATGGCTGGATAAGGAAAGGATTTATAAGCGCCCTTTCTTTAATGCAATGGGACGAAAATGACCGCCTGCTCTGGGATTATCCGTCCATTGCAGACACAATGCGGAAATATACTGATATCACTGATATTAATGAATTATTCCGAAGAATGGTGTTCAATATTCTTGTGCGTAATTCAGATGATCATCCAAGAAATCACGGCTTCTTATATTCTGATACAAGACTTTCCCTGTCACCAGCTTATGACATTGTTCCAACTCCTGTTCGGGCAGGAATAAGCAGTGAATTCAGCCTTGCAATGTCAATCGGCCAGAGCGGACGCAATGCCACACTGAAAAATGCCGTGAGCAAGGCGGGCAGGTTTGGCCTGTCAAATAGTGAAGCAGAAGCTATAATAAATGAATTGTCTGAAAAAATTAAAAAATGGAGGCCTCTTTTTGAGGAATATGGGGTTTCTGACAGGGATATTAATCTTTTGACGCCGTCTTTTTTTAACTGACCTTATTTTACATAATTAGACCTGTTTCTTGACTGTTTGAATAAGAAATTTAGCAAGGATCTAACTCAGGCGCAGGTCTGGCGCCAGAGCCAATTGAATAAAGGCCTGTATCGCATCGTTACTAACCAATGAACCCCAGGCGACACAAAAAAAATTTTAAGAGATTTCTTTAATTATAAATGATCGGATAAGTTTTTATTAACTATAAACAATCATATCTTGTTTGAGAATGCAATTATGATCGGATAGAAATTTTATTATGAAATCAGATCGCATACAAATACTGTTAAACAGAATAGATGAAGCCAAAAGGCTGATAGACACATTCAGGCCTCTTTCTCCATCAATAGTAAGCCGCCTGCAAAAGCAGCTGATGGTAGAATGGACGTACAACTCCAATGCCATCGAAGGTAATACCCTGACGCTCAAGGAAACCCTTATTGTTCTTGAAACCGGTATGACCATTGGCAGTAAAAGCCTTAAAGAACATCTCGAAGTCGTAAATCACAGAGAGGCTATTATCTTTGTTGAGGAACTCGCATTATCAGGATCTGAAATATCAGAAAGAAACATCAGGGAAATTCATAGTCTGGTCTTGAAAGAAATTGACCCTAAATATGCCGGCCGCTACAGGGATATCCAGGTCAGGATTGCTGGCGCAACCCATATCCCTCCGGATCCATTGTTCGTTCCAAACCTCATGAGTGATTTTGCAAACAGAAGGTTGAATAAGACGGATGAACATCCTGTGATCCAGGCTTCCCTTG
Encoded here:
- a CDS encoding CHAT domain-containing tetratricopeptide repeat protein; the encoded protein is MDSHEDFEEAARKLFDEAESLADKERFEDAIALYTRAGELFEKTGNKNELGECNYNKGHCLEILGCHEEAITSYDIAAELYIDSEDRAVCHYKKGLTFEELQFYEEAITSYDIAAGFFSNDDDKAKCYLCKGAALAELQRYAETIDLYDSTADIDIDDDSKALCFFNKGYSLFELQRYNEAIASFDIAAGFCLENDHKARCFFNKGRALYELQCYEEAIASFDIGADIDLDGDYKADFLFNKGRALHELQRYEDAINSHDIAAHIYSDNYDKAVCFFNKGSALCGLQRYEEAIASFDIGAEFYSDDKNKADCHFYKGLSYFNLDKPEESRLAYKKAYELYGSAADQRATEGITNIVNEMKCRAMQAKAMLRAKIGSILEVSALLDDPVKKLEQLKDNKLAASAYHSMGKILLDDTSLKGKGLEFLHKAINRCLDCIDGLPEDCTENDVAKELAPHLETWRLAVKEHLERNEPAVALIISDHVRSMYIQKKQPGARVYFTKALEEKDSSEAMRDLRATIFEKMPPEIAAISFFPLGGKSVCVFFIHAREVRTEIIESDIFLESLSMSQNDEKKRIEKIMTMLDSFASVAVPKITTLVPDSVKNLIFIPYGILHILPLGAMKMGKGHVLDRFVTSYAPSLSILKRCLSYDKKPDREKNESAETWDFTAMFPGNAYDPVMARPEAEYLTSFFSGSGRKGKIERIVSTDSFEKARSRVLHYSGHSSTIGIHTGKDSIIPREDIEKNCDFTWAWLVYLSSCQSSLIRPGHTDEFNTLSSVFLIKGARAVAGTLWNTNDFIAMVFSSRFYANLKSGMDYAKAMQEAQIWMKNPSNEKDHRAKANEILNDGGVKSMLNMAGKKESYCRGLESLPGNQKNRSESEALTLEKRLFNYVDHGGFTQDILEFSSWAQFTLSGVWNEGLPAEFFRKETNRSFFSRLFGRKQ
- a CDS encoding DUF4282 domain-containing protein; amino-acid sequence: MNTIFSFNKMLTPSIITIVYWLMLIGSIFSGFAASNSMIFMGVGGPGRLLTGIFVTICGAIGSRIACELLIVLFKIHDNTKLMTEKSMLK
- a CDS encoding HU family DNA-binding protein — encoded protein: MEALKIEAGISKTESAAIVHLFFDEMKQALAKDDRVEIRGLFSFYVKTYESYTGRNPKTGEQVTIEPKKLPFFKAGKELKDRINSKKK
- a CDS encoding type II toxin-antitoxin system VapC family toxin — encoded protein: MNYILDTCVISELVKPLPNENVLEWIEKQSEDNLYLSVITIGEIQKGISKLPESNKKTNLQTWLDNDLKFRFESRILPIDEKIAKEWGKIQGISEKAGSKLPVIDSMIAATGLFHKMTIVTRNIDDMQISGLEIFNPWNF
- a CDS encoding type II toxin-antitoxin system Phd/YefM family antitoxin, which encodes MEHWQLQTAKNRFSEVVEKALHLGPQVVTRHGIETVVVLSIEEYRKLTRPKNSLVDFFKTSPLKDINLDLERDKDTGRDLEL
- a CDS encoding helix-turn-helix domain-containing protein, with protein sequence MTQIHELPVEIEKYLSQIGERIRIARKRRMITMEDMASRMFVTRKTLSRLEKGDPGVSLAVFASALWVLGLEKNLLEIAVPEKDKTGIFLEQQRLPERIRKQKNKDDLDF
- a CDS encoding type II toxin-antitoxin system HipA family toxin, with translation MSERKVVVFIYLPGEPKAVPAGIFTHHEEAGIGEFAYGRRYLERPNAIPVDPIALALGPQPKEADKNGGLYGAFRDAAPDYWGRLVIAAEARVAPEAMSEMDFLLASNATRVGNLDFRVFPDDPEPDLAPPHFNKLGDILAASDKIEKGEEADAALLQILRQGSSMGGARPKCTVEFDDALWIAKFPSKNDFLDIPRIEYATMSLAAVCGIKIPEIRIVTVASRNVFLIRRFDRINHHDGWIRKGFISALSLMQWDENDRLLWDYPSIADTMRKYTDITDINELFRRMVFNILVRNSDDHPRNHGFLYSDTRLSLSPAYDIVPTPVRAGISSEFSLAMSIGQSGRNATLKNAVSKAGRFGLSNSEAEAIINELSEKIKKWRPLFEEYGVSDRDINLLTPSFFN
- a CDS encoding Fic family protein; translated protein: MKSDRIQILLNRIDEAKRLIDTFRPLSPSIVSRLQKQLMVEWTYNSNAIEGNTLTLKETLIVLETGMTIGSKSLKEHLEVVNHREAIIFVEELALSGSEISERNIREIHSLVLKEIDPKYAGRYRDIQVRIAGATHIPPDPLFVPNLMSDFANRRLNKTDEHPVIQASLAHLDLVGIHPFVDGNGRTSRLLMNLMLIKNGYFPAVILKNDRKKYYDTLEKGQKGQANDFIFFVGRALERTIYLYMEAIPEIHAHFITLAEASKISPYSQDYLNILARRGSIPAFKLKRNWVVTKESLLKYIDNHK